TGAGAAGTAGTGCtttaaaaaaagtgaagaaTTATTATCAGGAGGTGGCATGGGGAGCACTATCCAGTATTTTAGATCATGTGATACTGTGGTGGTCAAGGGAAGCCCTCGCGACTCATCACAGCCACGGCGCTCAGCATCTCAAGGATTGGCTGCGGCAGTTCATTCAGGGGAATGAAAGTAAGACTGTCTCTGTATTTGAGAGACTTCTCTCGCATTTTTATTTTGGGGAAAGTATTATCTTCAAAGTATTCTCAAAATTTCAGCCCCACCTACAGTCAGGTCAGCGCTGCAGAATTTATGCGACGCGCTTGGGTATCATACGACCATCACTGTTTGGGACCAGATGTTTAGATTAGCCTACACCTCGGCATTTGAGTGCCGTTCGAAACCGTCGTCTACGGAGGTCCGTACtaagagaaaatttaatataaaatttcagtttAGAATTTTGAGAATATCTGAAATGACTTACAAGGGACATTAggcaaattcaaaaaatttcgaaactttgtgtacaaatagaggaatttatctttaacacaaaacaTCTTTTGTTTGTGCCATCTTTCAGTTTTAGGGGATAAAACacttttttgacaaaaaaatcggttttttttcttttgaagcgaatatcgtcgaaactaaaagagatagaagaaaaatgctcttaataaaaattaaaaaatactttataaaaatgttaaaaaaaaatttttttaaatcaccatctattgataacatttatgtattaaactatttgattaaaagaaatatatataatatattatatctacAGATTTATGAAGAAGAGATCGCCTACGCACTGACAAGTGTATGGCTCTCACAAAAAAGTGAAGATActcgtatatatacacatatatgtatatatacacctACATAATtacagataataatttttatgcaaaattttgtcatataatttaatgaatgttATTCTATCAAGGTAGAGGATGGTAAATAATCGTTATTAACTGTTTTTGTAGGGAACCGACACCGGCCAAATGTTTGTCGAGCTGTTTCAACTGCTGGTCGGCCTCAGCAACGAATGCGAGGTGGGCGGCGAGTGGGTGATAGGAGCACCCTTGGTAGAACTGCCATTGTCGGAGCAGATCGTGGTGTTGCACAGGATGGACCATTCGGTGCACACTGCGAGGTTGTGGGCTATTCAAGAATCCAAGATCATAGCCCACACTTGGGACCTGGAAGTGTTCTTCCTCTTAGTCAAGGGTGATGTAGTGAACTGCCTTGAAGAGCTGTCTTATCTCAAGGTACTAATCATTCGATtcaatctttgtttttttagtaggacatttcaatatatttttcattgattgATTTTAGCTCGCTGATCACACAACTGCATTGTCTATGAATTCTATTAGCGTCCAAGTATATGTGTGCACGAAGATGAGAGCGAAGATTGTTTCCGAAGTTAAGGCGAATGTTGAATTGCTTCAGGTATAATGTTACACGAGTTTAAATATAAAGGAACGAAAAGAatacaaagaataatttttgaagaaaaaactctccaattaaactataaataaattaaatgtacataaataaaataaaattaatgattttttatttttatcaatatttttcgtataattaatattccaattataaattttatgattgaaatttttgaaagtaaatttGATGCCgtcaaaaaatagaaaaataatattttcgagaataataatttctagaaaaaaattgtcgaaTCTGCTGCTTATAAAACTGCAGAtgatttttatgttttctttaCTTCTGCAGATCTCTCCAGCTAAGTGTACAGACACGCTTGCCAAGATCTGTCGCGTGATCAGCCTCGCGAATTTGCACATGTGCTTTCCACGGTCGAATTATTGGAGAAGAAACAGCACCATATCTCCGGTGGCGGCCAGTCTTTATGTGGAAACTTATTTCGGTACATTTCttctgttatattattattctactatgttgaaatgatattattaaaattgttgtaGAAAAAGTACTGCTGCCAGTGTTGGAAGTGATAGAGGATCACGAAACATCCAACATGATACTACGACTAATGTGCGAGGCATGgcttgattatatttatttacatcgcATCAAATTTAGGTGATTTTCCCAGTTGCTCAATATCTTCACTAAAACGTTCGTAAAATGATCTGGAAACAATATGCAAAAGTGAAATTTGCATTTCTTTACTTGCCATTTCTATACGTTTCATCTCATTGTACATTAAAATGAATTTCTAGCGAGTACGGTGCGCAACAACTGTTGACGGATTTCGCGTACGTATCGACATGGGTTACGGAATGCTCAATCATCTCGCAGAACGTCAGGAATCACTTGCTGAAGAACGAGGTTCTACGTCGTTGCGAAGGCGTTGGTCGGCTTTTGTTGAGACACCCAGGCGAAGCTATCGCTATGCATAAACGATTaggtaatttaaatattaactttatttacttttattcaactattaactttatttgtttatttaaatatatgtttctcAAAAATGTTTTGAGTTTTTCGATAAAAAAGATTCGATCGCAGATAAATGTCattgttaaaacattttcttttttgttacaaagaaatttgtaactaaaaaaaattgtttttataataataaaaattcaactttGCGATGTTTCCccagcaaaattaaatttaaataaattgagaattgcaatttattttaatttatccgagtttgCGCTTTAGAGTCTTCTAATATTTTTGGTTTCAAATGGATTCATTTAAATAGATTAAAGTATAAAATCAAATGGATTGAATTCGGATGGATTCATCCtccattatattattgtttgattcaaatgaattaaaataagctcttcattacattaaattcatattatttttggattcaaatggatttgaaaaatctgaagcgcgaattcaaaaatgtcaaaataaatttatttctattcatttcaattcatttttgtttgctagGCTCTTAAATTATCTTCTtgctttttttgtttcttgCGGTTTCAGCACGAAGAACAAACGAGCGTGGGTCACCTGAATCTCCAGGTCTGGAACGTATGCCAGCTGAAATGTACGTTCCAAATCAAGAGCAGTGGCTTGAATTGCGCGCGCCCAAGCGATACAATTTCTGCTGTATGGAATAAAGGAAGTAAACGGTGAATTGTTAATGAAAACTTTGATTGTCACGTTCTTTCTTCAGCATCACTTTAGCTAATAAATACAGCAGCTCGTtgtattagaaatatttctcgcaaataaattatactttgaGTAGAATGACAAAGGATTGAATTactaataattcataaaaattaattgtattacaaTACTTGTATCAGTTTTATTTGTTGATTTCATTTACGTTCAATTAATAGAGATTAATTAATCGCATTTTTAAACAAGACTTGaataaaagagaataaagtaatattaaattatccaatgcaatattaatttttattttaataaaaaaaatcatgcagCGATGTGcgcacaaattattatttatattaataatataattatatcacttGTCGCCGATATAGATTTTTGTTCTCGAGAAACCCAACAAAGGGCGGAAGCCTTTCCGCAATATGGCAGCGTATCACGTTACGTAGGTACAAAATGTGTAGTATCACGCACCGTTGCATTGTCCGTCGTCCCAGCAGTCGAACGTCGGAGCTCATTG
The Solenopsis invicta isolate M01_SB chromosome 16, UNIL_Sinv_3.0, whole genome shotgun sequence genome window above contains:
- the LOC105199810 gene encoding coiled-coil domain-containing protein 142 isoform X1 — its product is MDTNYRANIAKWLPLSDGALDKWLVDASFLDEKMGKLAGCIALIIEDSAEARTIDQEVFEEVIDSLEELIESYKSTCNPSELSNHPIYKYKINHLSMILKRKLNVIAKFAQDLINDIVDCKNDENIRIVFKLVNAYNKILDMNRDVSDSSVNVFYNDCPSMLEPLKKISVTKILQILAKNRAEESCHELIDCLLANYEPHEKIEPESATNDVDVSENSSIEIYRALTRHLTPPITSAASTSEVEASNIESVQTIVNTQNEQILKLLNIAQEVSPQLLGTDALKTNKGETRLRSSALKKVKNYYQEVAWGALSSILDHVILWWSREALATHHSHGAQHLKDWLRQFIQGNETPPTVRSALQNLCDALGYHTTITVWDQMFRLAYTSAFECRSKPSSTEGTDTGQMFVELFQLLVGLSNECEVGGEWVIGAPLVELPLSEQIVVLHRMDHSVHTARLWAIQESKIIAHTWDLEVFFLLVKGDVVNCLEELSYLKLADHTTALSMNSISVQVYVCTKMRAKIVSEVKANVELLQISPAKCTDTLAKICRVISLANLHMCFPRSNYWRRNSTISPVAASLYVETYFEKVLLPVLEVIEDHETSNMILRLMCEAWLDYIYLHRIKFSEYGAQQLLTDFAYVSTWVTECSIISQNVRNHLLKNEVLRRCEGVGRLLLRHPGEAIAMHKRLARRTNERGSPESPGLERMPAEMYVPNQEQWLELRAPKRYNFCCME
- the LOC105199810 gene encoding coiled-coil domain-containing protein 142 isoform X2, which gives rise to MNRDVSDSSVNVFYNDCPSMLEPLKKISVTKILQILAKNRAEESCHELIDCLLANYEPHEKIEPESATNDVDVSENSSIEIYRALTRHLTPPITSAASTSEVEASNIESVQTIVNTQNEQILKLLNIAQEVSPQLLGTDALKTNKGETRLRSSALKKVKNYYQEVAWGALSSILDHVILWWSREALATHHSHGAQHLKDWLRQFIQGNETPPTVRSALQNLCDALGYHTTITVWDQMFRLAYTSAFECRSKPSSTEGTDTGQMFVELFQLLVGLSNECEVGGEWVIGAPLVELPLSEQIVVLHRMDHSVHTARLWAIQESKIIAHTWDLEVFFLLVKGDVVNCLEELSYLKLADHTTALSMNSISVQVYVCTKMRAKIVSEVKANVELLQISPAKCTDTLAKICRVISLANLHMCFPRSNYWRRNSTISPVAASLYVETYFEKVLLPVLEVIEDHETSNMILRLMCEAWLDYIYLHRIKFSEYGAQQLLTDFAYVSTWVTECSIISQNVRNHLLKNEVLRRCEGVGRLLLRHPGEAIAMHKRLARRTNERGSPESPGLERMPAEMYVPNQEQWLELRAPKRYNFCCME